The following are encoded in a window of Hemiscyllium ocellatum isolate sHemOce1 chromosome 46, sHemOce1.pat.X.cur, whole genome shotgun sequence genomic DNA:
- the LOC132836268 gene encoding gastrula zinc finger protein XlCGF8.2DB-like — protein sequence MEKPWKCEDCGKGFTYSCRLESHRRSHTGEKPFVCSVCGKGFTQTTSLMSHQRVHTEERPFNCIYCGKKFNNSSTLTAHQRIHTGERPFTCSVCRKGFTQSFDLVRHRRVHTGEKPFTCPVCGKGFARLFGLQSHHRVHTEENPFSCTSCGKSFRHSSTLAAHQRTHTGERPFTCPTCGKKFAQSFDLVRHQQIHTGERPFTCPVCGRGFTRLFSLQSHQRIHTQENPFSCNSCGKRFKHSSSLTAHQRIHTGERPFSCPECGKNFSSSSKLTVHQRIHTGERPFTCTVCAKKFAQSFDLVRHQRVHTGEKPFTCPVCGRGFARLFGLQSHHRVHTKEKLFSCTSS from the coding sequence atggagaaaccatggaaatgtgaggattgtgggaaaggatttacTTATTCCTGCCGGCTGGAAAGCCATCgacgcagtcacactggggagaagccatttGTTTGTTCTGtatgtgggaagggatttactcaAACAACCTCTCTGATGTCACACCAGagggttcacactgaggagagGCCTTTCAACTGCATTTACTGTGGTAAGAAATTCAACAACTCTTCCACCCTCACTGCACACCAGCGGATTCACACCggcgagaggccgttcacctgctccgtgtgcaggaaaggattcactcagtccttTGATCTGGTCAGGCATCGGCGGGTTCATACTGGAGAGAAACCGTTCACCTGCCCCGTCTGTGGGAAGGGGTTTGCTCGCTTATTTGGCCTCCAGTCACACCACCGAGTGCACACCGAGGAGAATCCGTTCAGCTGCACTTCCTGCGGGAAAAGCTTCAGGCATTCCTCCACCCTCGCTGCCCATCAGCGCACTCACACCGGGGAAAGGCCGTTCACCTGCCCCACGTGCGGGAAGAAgtttgctcagtcctttgatcTGGTGAGGCACCAGCAAATTCACACGGGGGAGAGACCGTTCACCTGCCCCGTGTGTGGAAGGGGATTCACTCGGTTATTCAGCCTCCAGTCGCACCAGCGCATCCACACCCAGGAGAATCCATTCAGCTGCAACTCCTGCGGGAAGAGGTTCAAGCATTCGTCCAGCCTCACGGCACACCAGAGAATTCACACCggcgagaggccattcagctgccccgagtgtgggaaaaACTTCAGCAGCTCATCCAAGCTCACTGTACACCAGCggattcacaccggggagagaccgttcACCTGCACTGTGTGCGCTAAGAAATTTGCTCAGTCCTTCGATCTGGTCAGGCACCAGCgcgttcacactggagagaaaccgTTCACCTGCCCTGTGTGTGGGAGGGGATTTGCTCGCTTATTTGGCCTCCAGTCGCACCACCGAGTTCACACGAAGGAGAAACTGTTCAGCTGCACTTCGTCCTGA
- the LOC132836275 gene encoding zinc finger protein 239-like — MEGKSTVLSEEKRCICRVCGRGFSQSSGLSRHKCSHTGKKPWKCEDCGKGYRSPSQLEIHRRSHTGERPFTCPECGKGFTLSSNLLTHQRVHTDERPFKCPDCGKCYKSSGELIRHQGVHVDDRPFRCSQCGSGFRRSSHLTVHQRVHTGERPFICSECGKGFAQFPNLQKHQQVHSAEKPFTCSDCGKGFTQSFSLLRHQRVHTGERPFTCSQCGNTFTQSCSLLRHQRVHTQEKPYSCSLCGKGFATSSSLLEHKRVHTGERPFNCFECGMGFTKSSTLVRHQRVHK; from the coding sequence ATGGAAGGTAAAAGCACTGTTCTCAGTGAGGAGAAACGATGCATATGTCGTGTGTGTGGACGAGGCTTCAGTCAATCATCTGGCCTGTCGAGACACAAGTGCAGTCACACTGGGAAGAAACCATGGAAATGCGAAGACTGTGGGAAGGGATACAGATCCCCATCTCAGTTGGAAATTCATCGACGCAgtcacactggagagaggccaTTTACCTGCCCGGAGTGCGGCAAGGGATTCACTCTGTCATCCAACCTACTGACACACCAGAGAGTTCACACTGACGAGAGACCTTTCAAATGTCCAGACTGTGGGAAGTGCTATAAAAGCTCTGGGGAACTGATTCGCCACCAAGGTGTTCATGTCGATGACAGACCTTTCAGGTGCTCTCAGTGTGGATCTGGATTCAGACGATCATCTCACCTCACTgtacaccagcgagttcacactggggagagaccgttcatctgctccgagtgtgggaaaggattcgcTCAGTTCCCCAACCTGCAGAAACACCAGCAGGTTCACAGCGCTgagaagccattcacctgctccgacTGTGGGAAGGGTTTCACTCAATCATTCAGCTTGCTaagacaccagcgagttcacactggggagagaccattcacctgctcgcAGTGTGGGAACACGTTTACTCAGTCTTGCAGCCTGTTGAGACACCAACGAGTCCACACTCAGGAGAAgccatactcctgctccttgtgtgGAAAGGGATTCGCAACTTCATCCAGTCTACTGGAGCATaagcgagttcacactggggagaggccattcaactGCTTTGAGTGTGGAATGGGATTTACTAAGTCATCCACCTTGGtgagacaccagcgagttcataAATAA